A DNA window from Paraburkholderia sp. IMGN_8 contains the following coding sequences:
- the rbsK gene encoding ribokinase has protein sequence MNTPQERSGRVVILGIYVTDLTFRAERMPLIGETIAGSAFAMGPGGKGSNQAVAAARAGAEVVFCTRIGNDAFGAIARTTWAAEGITARASVVEGVSTGAAHIFVDDTTGMNAIIVASGAAGTMIAADVDAIEADIAAARVFVTQLEQPLPAARRGLEVARKHGVITVFNPAPALPLDDGIFPLCDYITPNETEAAALTGMPIANADDARRAADVLLAKGVGAVIVTLGEGGALLHSATQSVHVPAYQCGRVVETAGAGDGFTGGFAAALARGDDAISAMRFGCALAGISVTRPGTAPSMPTLDEVKRVLNHSGQTSQAF, from the coding sequence ATGAACACGCCTCAGGAACGAAGCGGGCGCGTCGTCATTCTCGGCATATACGTCACCGACCTGACGTTTCGCGCTGAGCGCATGCCGCTGATCGGCGAGACGATCGCCGGCTCGGCATTCGCGATGGGGCCGGGCGGCAAGGGCTCGAATCAGGCGGTCGCGGCGGCGCGTGCCGGCGCCGAGGTGGTCTTCTGCACCCGCATCGGCAACGACGCGTTCGGCGCGATTGCACGCACGACGTGGGCGGCTGAAGGCATCACGGCGCGCGCGTCGGTCGTCGAGGGTGTTTCCACCGGCGCGGCGCATATCTTCGTCGACGACACCACCGGCATGAACGCGATCATCGTCGCATCCGGCGCGGCCGGCACGATGATCGCAGCCGACGTCGACGCGATCGAAGCCGACATCGCCGCCGCGCGCGTGTTTGTCACGCAGCTCGAACAGCCGCTGCCTGCCGCGCGCCGCGGTCTGGAAGTTGCGCGCAAACACGGCGTCATCACCGTGTTCAATCCGGCGCCCGCGTTGCCGCTCGACGACGGCATCTTCCCGTTGTGCGACTACATCACCCCGAACGAAACCGAAGCCGCCGCGCTGACCGGCATGCCGATCGCGAACGCCGACGATGCACGCCGTGCCGCCGACGTGCTGCTCGCCAAAGGTGTCGGCGCGGTGATCGTCACGCTCGGCGAAGGCGGCGCGCTGCTGCATTCGGCGACCCAATCGGTACATGTGCCGGCTTACCAATGCGGTCGCGTGGTGGAAACCGCCGGTGCCGGCGACGGCTTTACGGGCGGCTTCGCGGCGGCGCTCGCACGCGGCGACGATGCGATCTCCGCGATGCGCTTCGGTTGCGCGCTCGCGGGCATTTCCGTGACGCGTCCGGGCACGGCGCCTTCCATGCCGACGCTCGATGAAGTGAAGCGGGTATTGAACCATTCGGGTCAGACGTCCCAGGCATTCTGA
- a CDS encoding ABC transporter permease, giving the protein MKSSFAAGKLFADRQLNFLLIVNVLVVLVATWLSHGQFVDIDNLQSMGGQLPELGLLALGIMLSMVSGNGGIDLSGVGLANLSGMVAAMAVPHFVNGDDSPMLYTALFCAIVVAVGLLGGLLNGVVIARLRLTPILCTLGTQLLFTGFAVVLSNGASVHVDYVDPLSNIGNGTVFQVPIAFCIFIAAVVVLGWLLKRSPFGLRLYLMGTNPKAAFYAGIPRARMLITTYAMCGVLASLAGLISATHTSSAKWDYGNSYLLIAILIAVMGGVNPAGGHGRIICVFFAATVLQFLSSLFNLLGVSQFFGDCAWGFLLLLSLAFAGGERVRAIFGFGGGGTGVSTRGAGTAPKR; this is encoded by the coding sequence ATGAAGTCCTCGTTCGCCGCTGGAAAGCTGTTTGCCGACCGGCAACTGAATTTCTTGCTGATCGTCAATGTGCTCGTCGTGCTGGTCGCGACGTGGCTATCGCACGGGCAGTTCGTCGATATCGACAACCTGCAATCGATGGGCGGTCAGTTGCCCGAACTCGGTTTGCTCGCGCTCGGCATCATGCTGTCGATGGTGTCCGGCAACGGCGGGATCGACCTGTCCGGCGTCGGGCTTGCCAATCTGTCGGGCATGGTCGCCGCGATGGCCGTGCCGCACTTCGTCAACGGCGACGACTCGCCGATGCTCTATACGGCGCTGTTCTGCGCGATCGTGGTGGCGGTGGGGCTGCTGGGCGGGCTCCTGAACGGCGTGGTCATCGCGCGTCTCAGACTCACGCCGATTCTCTGTACGCTCGGCACGCAGCTTCTGTTCACGGGCTTTGCCGTGGTACTCAGCAACGGCGCATCGGTGCACGTCGACTATGTCGACCCGTTGTCGAATATCGGTAACGGGACGGTGTTTCAGGTGCCGATCGCGTTCTGCATCTTTATCGCGGCAGTCGTCGTGCTGGGGTGGCTGCTCAAACGCAGCCCATTCGGCCTGCGCCTCTATCTGATGGGCACCAATCCCAAAGCCGCGTTCTATGCCGGCATTCCGCGCGCGCGGATGCTGATCACGACCTATGCAATGTGCGGCGTGCTCGCTTCGCTGGCAGGGCTCATCAGCGCGACGCACACCTCCAGCGCGAAATGGGATTACGGCAATTCATACCTGCTGATCGCGATTCTGATCGCGGTGATGGGCGGCGTGAATCCCGCGGGTGGCCACGGCCGCATCATCTGCGTGTTCTTTGCCGCGACGGTGCTGCAGTTTCTTTCGAGCCTGTTCAATCTGCTGGGCGTGTCGCAGTTCTTCGGCGATTGCGCGTGGGGTTTTCTGTTGTTGTTGTCGCTGGCGTTTGCGGGCGGCGAGCGGGTGCGCGCGATTTTCGGCTTCGGCGGTGGTGGTACTGGCGTCAGCACCCGTGGCGCGGGCACGGCGCCGAAGCGTTAG
- a CDS encoding autoinducer 2 ABC transporter substrate-binding protein, whose amino-acid sequence MKLTRLGAALAAGALTVGVIAAAQAATNETIVTVVKVTGINWFNRMDDGVKAFAKDNPGVNAYQTGPGRADAAQQLKIIEDLIAKKVTAIAVVPYDPPTLEPALKKAMDRGIKVVTHEADNAKNTMVDIEAFDNTAYGAGLNERLASCMHSDGKWAVLVGSLGSRSQVQWADGGIGNAKAKYPKMNLVEPKLETNNDGERAYEVAKEVLRKHPDLKGFQGSSSLDVIGIGRAVEEAGMQGKICVYGTGLPTEAGKFLESGAVNGIAFWDPKLAGIAMNKVAQMLIDGKTVENGADLGIPGYTKVTVAKGPGKGIIVRGQGWVNVDKSNYKQYPF is encoded by the coding sequence ATGAAATTGACTCGACTGGGTGCCGCGCTTGCAGCAGGCGCCCTGACGGTGGGCGTGATTGCCGCTGCGCAGGCTGCGACCAACGAGACGATCGTCACGGTCGTCAAGGTGACGGGCATCAACTGGTTCAACCGGATGGACGACGGCGTCAAGGCGTTCGCGAAGGACAACCCCGGCGTGAACGCCTATCAGACCGGCCCGGGCCGTGCGGATGCCGCGCAGCAGCTGAAGATCATCGAAGACCTGATCGCCAAAAAGGTCACGGCGATCGCCGTGGTGCCCTACGATCCGCCCACGCTCGAACCGGCGCTGAAGAAAGCGATGGATCGCGGCATCAAGGTGGTCACCCATGAGGCCGACAACGCGAAGAACACGATGGTCGACATCGAAGCGTTCGACAACACCGCATATGGCGCCGGCCTGAACGAGCGTCTCGCCTCATGCATGCACAGCGACGGCAAGTGGGCCGTGCTGGTCGGTTCGCTCGGCAGCCGCTCGCAGGTGCAGTGGGCGGACGGCGGCATCGGCAACGCGAAGGCCAAATATCCGAAGATGAATCTGGTCGAACCGAAGCTCGAAACCAATAACGACGGCGAGCGCGCGTATGAAGTCGCGAAGGAAGTGCTGCGCAAGCATCCGGACCTGAAGGGCTTCCAGGGCTCGTCCTCGCTCGACGTGATCGGTATCGGCCGCGCGGTCGAGGAAGCCGGCATGCAGGGCAAGATTTGCGTCTACGGCACGGGCTTGCCGACCGAAGCGGGCAAGTTCCTCGAAAGCGGCGCCGTCAACGGCATTGCGTTCTGGGATCCGAAGCTTGCGGGCATCGCCATGAACAAGGTCGCGCAGATGCTGATCGATGGCAAAACGGTCGAGAACGGGGCCGATCTCGGCATTCCTGGCTACACGAAGGTCACGGTCGCCAAGGGGCCGGGCAAGGGCATCATCGTGCGCGGCCAGGGCTGGGTGAACGTCGACAAGTCGAACTACAAGCAGTATCCGTTCTGA
- a CDS encoding sugar ABC transporter ATP-binding protein, whose amino-acid sequence MNQDVSSPRSRPSQPVLQVVGVHKRFTGVHALRGVSLSFERGQIYHLLGENGCGKSTLIKIISGAQPPDEGELIIEGKRHARLSALEALAAGIETVYQDLSLLPNMSVAENVALTSELALHEGRLARTFDRRALARTAARALEAVGLPGDPDFQSTLIEQLPLATRQLVAIARAIASEAKFVIMDEPTTSLTQKEVDNLIAVLANLRTQGVTVLFVSHKLDECYAIGGEVIVLRDGQKMAQGPIAQFTKAQISELMTGRHLSNERYREGGLGHDVVLDVRGFTRAGQFNDVSFALHGGEILGVTGLLDSGRNELARALAGVAPAQSGHVVLDGRAISLRTPSDAKRHRIGYVPEDRLNEGLFLDKPIRDNLITAMISGLRDRFGQIDRARAQALAEQTVKDLQIATPGVDKPVQSLSGGNQQRVLIGRWLAIDPRVLILHGPTVGVDVGSKDIIYRIMQRLSQRGIGIILISDDLPELLQNCDRILMMKKGRVASEYRADELNEADLYHALLSEAA is encoded by the coding sequence ATGAATCAAGACGTATCGTCACCGCGGTCTCGACCGTCGCAGCCCGTTCTGCAGGTTGTCGGCGTGCACAAGCGGTTTACGGGTGTGCATGCATTGCGCGGCGTGAGCCTGTCGTTCGAGCGCGGTCAGATTTATCACCTGCTCGGCGAGAACGGTTGCGGCAAGAGCACGCTCATCAAGATCATTTCCGGCGCACAGCCGCCTGACGAAGGCGAGCTCATCATCGAAGGCAAAAGGCATGCGCGGCTCTCCGCGCTTGAAGCCCTCGCGGCAGGCATCGAAACGGTCTATCAGGACCTATCGCTGCTGCCTAACATGAGTGTGGCCGAAAATGTCGCGCTCACTTCCGAGCTGGCCCTGCACGAAGGCAGGCTCGCCCGCACGTTCGACCGGCGCGCGCTGGCGCGCACGGCGGCGCGTGCGCTCGAAGCAGTCGGTCTGCCCGGCGATCCGGATTTTCAGTCGACGCTCATCGAACAATTGCCGCTCGCGACGCGTCAGCTCGTCGCGATTGCCCGCGCGATCGCGAGCGAGGCGAAGTTCGTCATCATGGACGAGCCCACGACGTCGCTCACGCAAAAGGAAGTCGACAACCTGATCGCGGTGCTCGCCAATCTGCGCACGCAGGGCGTGACGGTGCTGTTCGTGAGTCACAAGCTCGACGAGTGCTATGCGATCGGCGGCGAAGTGATCGTGCTGCGCGATGGACAAAAAATGGCGCAGGGACCGATCGCGCAGTTCACGAAAGCGCAGATCAGCGAATTGATGACCGGACGTCATCTGTCGAACGAGCGCTATCGTGAAGGTGGTCTTGGGCACGACGTCGTGCTCGATGTGCGGGGTTTCACGCGCGCCGGCCAGTTCAATGACGTGTCGTTCGCATTGCACGGCGGCGAAATTCTGGGTGTTACCGGTCTGCTGGATTCGGGGCGCAACGAACTTGCCCGTGCGCTGGCAGGCGTCGCGCCGGCGCAGTCGGGACACGTCGTGCTCGACGGCCGTGCCATTTCATTGCGCACACCGTCGGACGCGAAACGACATCGCATCGGCTACGTGCCGGAAGACCGCCTGAACGAAGGTCTGTTCCTCGATAAGCCGATCCGCGACAACCTGATCACCGCGATGATTTCCGGTTTGCGCGACCGTTTCGGTCAGATCGATCGCGCACGCGCGCAGGCGCTTGCGGAACAGACGGTGAAGGATTTGCAGATCGCGACGCCCGGCGTCGACAAGCCGGTGCAGTCGCTGTCCGGCGGCAATCAGCAACGCGTGCTGATCGGCCGCTGGCTCGCGATCGATCCGCGCGTGCTGATCCTGCACGGACCGACGGTCGGCGTCGACGTCGGATCGAAGGACATCATTTACCGCATCATGCAGCGCCTGTCGCAACGCGGCATCGGCATCATCCTGATTAGCGACGACTTGCCCGAACTGCTGCAGAACTGCGACCGCATCCTGATGATGAAGAAGGGGCGCGTCGCAAGTGAATACCGAGCCGACGAGCTGAATGAAGCTGACCTGTATCACGCGCTGCTTTCGGAAGCGGCATAG
- a CDS encoding ABC transporter permease, with the protein MNSRMNPRMNQTMTTPTVVEVAPEVTPPSLRAKLARNPEWFTVALIAVTCLIVGAINPRFFQLATLFDLLHSATTMSLFALGTLVVLASGGIDVSFTAIAALTMYGITKAVFAWWPDAPFALILITGALGGVVLGVVNGLLVHRLKAPSLIVTIGTQYLYRGLLLTFIGTKFFMNIPHSMDRFGRIPLFFYHTADGLRAVLPVSVLALVAAAAVTWWLLNRTMMGRGVYAMGGSLAIAERLGYNLRAIHLFVFGYTGMLAGIAGILHVSNNRLANPFDLVGSELDVIAAVILGGARITGGTGTVAGTLLGVVLVTLINSVLILVGVPSTWQKVIIGAFILIAGTLFALQRKS; encoded by the coding sequence ATGAACTCGCGCATGAATCCGCGCATGAACCAGACCATGACCACTCCGACCGTCGTCGAAGTCGCGCCCGAGGTCACGCCGCCGAGCTTGCGGGCGAAGCTCGCGCGCAACCCCGAATGGTTCACCGTCGCGCTGATCGCGGTGACGTGCCTGATTGTCGGTGCGATCAATCCGCGCTTCTTCCAGCTCGCGACGCTATTCGACCTGTTGCACTCGGCCACCACGATGTCGCTTTTTGCGCTGGGAACGCTAGTCGTGCTCGCTTCGGGCGGGATCGACGTGTCGTTCACCGCGATCGCCGCGCTGACGATGTACGGCATCACCAAGGCAGTGTTCGCATGGTGGCCCGACGCGCCCTTCGCGCTGATCCTGATCACGGGCGCGCTCGGCGGCGTCGTGCTCGGTGTCGTCAACGGCCTGCTCGTGCACCGGTTGAAAGCGCCTTCGCTGATCGTCACGATCGGCACGCAATATCTGTATCGCGGGCTTTTGCTGACGTTCATCGGCACGAAGTTCTTCATGAACATTCCGCACAGCATGGATCGTTTCGGCCGCATTCCGCTGTTTTTCTATCACACGGCTGACGGACTGCGCGCGGTGCTTCCGGTTTCGGTGCTGGCGCTGGTGGCGGCCGCCGCCGTCACGTGGTGGCTGCTGAACCGGACGATGATGGGGCGGGGCGTCTATGCGATGGGCGGCAGTCTGGCGATTGCCGAGCGGCTCGGCTACAACCTGCGCGCGATCCATCTGTTCGTATTCGGCTATACGGGCATGCTCGCCGGTATCGCCGGCATTCTGCATGTGTCGAACAATCGTCTCGCGAATCCGTTCGATCTGGTCGGCTCGGAACTCGATGTGATCGCGGCGGTGATCCTGGGCGGCGCGCGCATTACGGGCGGTACGGGTACGGTAGCGGGTACCTTGCTCGGTGTCGTGCTCGTCACGCTGATCAACAGCGTGCTGATTCTGGTCGGCGTGCCGAGCACCTGGCAGAAGGTGATCATCGGCGCCTTCATTCTGATCGCCGGGACGCTCTTCGCGTTGCAACGCAAAAGCTGA
- a CDS encoding DeoR/GlpR family DNA-binding transcription regulator yields the protein MLKPDRLRALADALARQNVMRLRDAASLLGVSEMTVRRDIAGSPERFTYLGGYIVSATDVPNNAGYSLEEEKDHFAQAKAEASAIAAKLIGDNETLFIDCGTTLTTLARLIPVERHVTVVCYSLNVAEILRRKPNVRMILLGGVYVPSSDSFAGEESLEMLRRMGINKAFISAGGVDTARGVTCWNFHEVALKQAAMASAVERHLVVDQSKFGVVKAVRFSQIDDFDSIITEKGQELRKRR from the coding sequence ATGCTGAAACCCGATCGCCTCCGCGCCCTCGCCGATGCGCTGGCCAGGCAAAACGTGATGCGCCTGCGCGACGCCGCCAGCCTGCTGGGCGTATCGGAGATGACTGTCCGGCGCGACATCGCAGGCAGTCCGGAACGATTCACGTATCTCGGCGGCTACATCGTCAGCGCGACTGACGTACCGAACAATGCCGGCTATTCGCTCGAAGAGGAAAAAGACCACTTCGCGCAGGCCAAGGCAGAAGCGTCCGCGATTGCGGCGAAGCTGATCGGCGACAACGAAACGCTGTTCATCGATTGCGGCACGACGCTCACCACGCTGGCCCGGCTGATTCCGGTCGAGCGCCATGTCACCGTGGTGTGCTACTCGTTGAATGTCGCGGAGATTCTGCGGCGCAAGCCGAATGTGCGGATGATTCTGCTGGGCGGCGTCTATGTGCCGTCGTCAGATTCGTTTGCGGGCGAAGAAAGTCTGGAGATGCTGCGCCGCATGGGGATTAACAAGGCGTTCATTTCCGCGGGCGGCGTGGACACCGCACGCGGCGTCACCTGCTGGAATTTTCACGAAGTCGCGCTGAAACAGGCCGCCATGGCGAGTGCCGTCGAACGGCATCTGGTGGTGGACCAGAGCAAGTTCGGCGTTGTGAAAGCGGTGCGTTTCTCGCAAATCGACGACTTCGATTCGATCATCACCGAAAAAGGCCAGGAGCTCCGCAAACGCCGGTAA
- a CDS encoding amidohydrolase family protein, with the protein MTAPVLTVQSRPCRVDTHAHVFERGLPLTAGRRYAPGYDATLAAYLRLLNAHDIGQAVLVQPSFLGTDNRYLLQALSHDTRRLRGVAVVAPDISEQTLVDLHEQGITGVRLNLMEQALPDLRAKSWTTLLDQLSRLGWHVELHRQAHDLAPLIDCLLDAGLPVVVDHFGRPDPDKGTGDPGFKTLLGFGKTARVWVKISGAYRCTAPDSSFVRDATSQLLEHFGPERLMWGSDWPHTQNEHVVDYGQSLSTLLDLGLDPAVVDSILCTTPHSFYRFDEEPANHNTSTAQTLQRTS; encoded by the coding sequence ATGACCGCTCCAGTACTCACCGTACAGTCGCGACCCTGTCGCGTGGACACACACGCGCACGTCTTCGAGCGGGGCTTGCCACTGACAGCCGGAAGGCGCTACGCGCCGGGCTACGATGCAACGCTCGCCGCCTACCTGCGGCTTCTAAATGCCCACGACATCGGCCAGGCCGTTCTGGTGCAACCGAGCTTTCTCGGGACCGACAACCGCTATCTGCTGCAAGCACTGTCACATGACACCCGCCGTTTGAGGGGCGTTGCAGTTGTCGCGCCCGATATCTCCGAACAAACGTTAGTTGACCTGCATGAGCAAGGCATTACCGGCGTACGGCTCAACTTGATGGAGCAGGCGTTACCAGACCTGCGCGCGAAATCCTGGACAACCCTGCTGGACCAACTGTCGCGACTCGGTTGGCATGTCGAATTGCACAGGCAAGCGCATGACCTGGCACCGTTGATCGACTGCCTTCTCGATGCGGGATTGCCGGTTGTAGTCGACCATTTCGGGCGACCCGACCCAGACAAGGGAACAGGCGACCCCGGATTCAAAACGCTTCTTGGCTTTGGCAAGACAGCGCGGGTTTGGGTCAAAATCTCGGGTGCGTACCGCTGTACGGCTCCTGATTCAAGCTTTGTCCGTGACGCGACGAGCCAACTCCTGGAACACTTCGGTCCTGAGCGCCTGATGTGGGGAAGCGACTGGCCCCACACACAGAATGAACATGTGGTGGACTACGGGCAGTCGTTATCGACGCTGTTGGACCTTGGACTGGATCCCGCTGTCGTCGACTCGATTCTTTGCACAACCCCGCATTCCTTCTACAGATTCGACGAGGAGCCTGCAAACCACAACACGTCGACTGCGCAAACGCTTCAACGCACATCTTGA